A stretch of the Papaver somniferum cultivar HN1 chromosome 6, ASM357369v1, whole genome shotgun sequence genome encodes the following:
- the LOC113289721 gene encoding ATP synthase mitochondrial F1 complex assembly factor 2-like, whose translation MSFYLRSWRGESSFQSRLHSLWLNSSRNVDSVSLSFYRSRFVTAAEKAEPEAASSSSSFTFSSDEAAEDDKFKKDKDIHIKVKKMSSRDSTSVTMPMCFMTGSVVGKRFYTEVTTRLADDSNGWSVMLDFRTLKTPSKRTLKLPTLSLAKAIAAEWEYQQEDGIRPFTMPLMEFACTALERVPLTRTKIIENLMKRFNQDLVFCRYPGDNDVSIKILERQVEKIDPLLEWVESEFGFKPVVYSSFFGGKQEDGLANAVQSFLKKMDDCELAAIDAMAASSHSLIVSIGTFCGRLQIEEAIELIRLEEDAQVDRWGLVEGGHDVDIAGLKAQFSSAVVFLGLSRRF comes from the exons ATGTCTTTCTACCTACGTTCTTGGAGGGGAGAATCAAGCTTTCAATCCCGTCTTCATTCACTTTGGTTGAATTCGAGCAGAAATGTCGACTCTGTTTCGTTGTCGTTCTATAGAAGCAG ATTTGTCACTGCTGCTGAAAAAGCTGAACCAGAGGCTGCTTCTTCGTCATCATCTTTCACATTTTCTTCTGACGAAGCAGCAGAAGATGATAAATTCAAGAAAGATAAGGACATTCATATCAAGGTGAAAAAGATGAGTTCAAGAGACTCAACATCGGTTACTATGCCGATGTGTTTCATGACAGGGTCTGTTGTAGGAAAGCGATTCTACACAGAGGTCACTACCAGGTTGGCTGATGATAGTAATGGATGGAGCGTCATGCTTGACTTCAGAACCCTTAAGACCCCTTCCAAGAGAACCCTTAAGCTTCCTACTCTTTCCCTCGCCAAGGCCATTGCAGCAGAGTGGGAGTACCAA cAAGAAGATGGGATCAGACCCTTTACGATGCCTCTCATGGAATTTGCTTGTACTGCATTAGAGAGAGTTCCGCTAACTAGAACCAAaataatagaaaacctaatgaAGAGGTTCAATCAAGATCTAGTCTTCTGCCGTTACCCGGGTGACAATGATGTGTCCATCAAAATCCTTG AACGACAAGTTGAGAAGATTGATCCACTACTCGAATGGGTAGAGTCTGAGTTTGGTTTTAAGCCTGTTGTGTACTCGAGTTTTTTTGGTGGCAAGCAGGAGGATGGTCTTGCTAACGCTGTTCAAAGTTTTTTAAAGAAAATGGATGACTGTGAGTTGGCAGCTATAGATGCAATGGCTGCATCCTCCCACTCACTAATCGTATCTATTGGAACCTTTTGTGGGCGGTTGCAGATTGAGGAGGCTATTGAGTTGATTAGACTTGAAGAAGATGCGCAG GTTGACCGGTGGGGTCTAGTTGAGGGTGggcatgatgttgatattgcggGTCTAAAAGCACAGTTCTCATCCGCTGTTGTTTTCCTAGGATTGTCTCGAAGGTTTTAA